In the Abyssisolibacter fermentans genome, TACATCAGGTCCATGATTTAAATAGCTATAATACCATCGTCTAACAGATTCTTTATTAACTCCATAAGCTTTAGCTATGCTAATAAAACTACCTTGATTATTCTTATAATCTTCACATGCTTTTACTTTTATTTCTTTACTTAATTTTGGTTTTCTTCCCATAATAAAAATACCTCCAAGTAAACAATCTAATTTTAATTAATTAAACTGTCTACTTTGGAAGTATCATATCAAAATGGCTAGCTTTTTTTATCTTATTAATTCTGAAATTTCATCTGTATAATAAACATACACATTATGCAATGCTCTTGTTATTGCTACATACAGTAATTTAATACATATGTTATCTTTAGGATAATTTTTATTAGAGCAGTTATATATTAGTACAGAATCAAATTCTAAACCTTTTGCTAAATGAACTGGCATTACTAAAATACCACCACTATATTCGGTATCTTTGTCTGTCAAAAGGCTGACTTTCACGCCTCTATTTATTAACTCATTATATACAAACTTGCTTTCTTTTGATGATTTACATATTATAGCTATTGATTTATTACCTTTTTTAGTTAATGCTTTTATTGTGTTTTCTATACTGTCTATCATGTTGTTTATATTTTTATAACCACTTATTTCAGGTTTATCTCCATGTCTTAATACTGGTTCTGATAGCACTATATCTCTAGTCGGGTATTTATCTAAAACACTATTGGCAAAATCCATTATTTCTATTGTTGAACGATAGCATTTTTTTAAACTTAAATAATTCAAATATTTTTCTTCAAAAACATCTTTCATTAGCTCGGACCAATTATTTATACCTCTATATGAATGTATACCTTGAGATATGTCACCAACTATGGTAAATGAGTTGGAAATATTGAGTTTTTTAATTACATACATCTGAAATGGACTGTAATCCTGAGCTTCATCTATTACTATATGTCTGTATTGTCTTATTGTAGAACTTATAAGTTCAAAATATAGATACATTAGAGGGGTCAAATCTTCTATTTCATATTTATCAGTAGTAAATAAGTTCTTGCAATATGAAGCTATTTCTTTATAGTCACTAGTATATTTTTTTAATAAGTCTTCATCTGTAATTAATGATTTGTATACTTTTTCAATATCAATTTTTTGCCATTTATCAAAATATTCTTTGATACATTTTTTTGACTTAATTTTTACATCTTCTATTTTACTATCTCTCTCGTTGTATATTTCAATAAGAGTTTTTTCCCTATCTTCTACTTCTGTAACATTTCTTTTAATCTCTTTAACTTTTTTACTATATATAAGGTCAATTTTACTTGATATGTTTTGTATTCTTTCTTTTAAACTAGCTTTCATATAGCTGTTTATACGATCTATTCTTGGAAGCAATGGTAAGTAGCTAAACTCTTTATAAAACATGCTTTTAATTTCTCTTGAGCTAAACACTATATATTCATCTATTTTCAAATCTTCATCTGGTACAAAGCTTGGTAAGATACTTTTGATATAATCATCTATTATTTGTTTCATTGTAAGTGATCCTCTA is a window encoding:
- the helD gene encoding RNA polymerase recycling motor HelD → MHKDFKNEEKHLQNTCSCMKDIIEHLRNETTKLQTKVDELKKEAKGVFSNDMVINLELLQAKLKKLYMLEKAITKPYFGRIDFQELMKEEPEVFYIGKTSVEKNDKMMVLDWRAPISGLYYSGEIGEVMYQAPGGAFIGDLTLKRQYEINDSKLINVFDKGITPMDEYLFSALSEKKDNRLKDIVTTIQGEQNDIIRAEKDSTLIVQGSAGSGKTTIVLHRIAYLLYTYQDILTANNILVIVPNTLFLNYISDVLPDLGVTDINQTTYQKLIETQMGKKYTIIPNEQKLLKMLDYTNLTKEDRETIELASKFRGSLTMKQIIDDYIKSILPSFVPDEDLKIDEYIVFSSREIKSMFYKEFSYLPLLPRIDRINSYMKASLKERIQNISSKIDLIYSKKVKEIKRNVTEVEDREKTLIEIYNERDSKIEDVKIKSKKCIKEYFDKWQKIDIEKVYKSLITDEDLLKKYTSDYKEIASYCKNLFTTDKYEIEDLTPLMYLYFELISSTIRQYRHIVIDEAQDYSPFQMYVIKKLNISNSFTIVGDISQGIHSYRGINNWSELMKDVFEEKYLNYLSLKKCYRSTIEIMDFANSVLDKYPTRDIVLSEPVLRHGDKPEISGYKNINNMIDSIENTIKALTKKGNKSIAIICKSSKESKFVYNELINRGVKVSLLTDKDTEYSGGILVMPVHLAKGLEFDSVLIYNCSNKNYPKDNICIKLLYVAITRALHNVYVYYTDEISELIR